The following proteins come from a genomic window of Petrotoga miotherma DSM 10691:
- the miaB gene encoding tRNA (N6-isopentenyl adenosine(37)-C2)-methylthiotransferase MiaB — protein sequence MKFYIRTFGCQMNINESEIMAGLLKEEGFEWTENPKEADIILINSCAVREKAENKMYGAIGGYGKLKDENKNLILGVGGCSAEKEREHLLERFKKVDFVFGTRNVIDIANLIKRALNGERFADFSDKLNDVSYDIPKMTSSKHHAWITIIYGCNKYCTYCIVPYTRGFEKSRPMEDIIKEVESYAKKGYKEITFLGQNVDSYGKDFGDKKSKLDLLIQKAAEFDSIKRIWFLTSYPSDITDSLIQTVANEEKAANYFHLPAQSGSNKILKAMNRKYTKEEFVELVNKIKKEVANVTISSDFITGFPSETEEDFEETVDLIKQCRFERINIAEYSPREGTIAYKYQKNDVPKHIKNKRLQYLMELQKRINLEENEKYLEQEVVIIQEGKAGKNGTYMGRTMNNKLIIFESNEELNGEFLKVKINKITPGPLYGEVVNTICTNV from the coding sequence TTGAAATTTTACATAAGGACATTTGGTTGCCAAATGAATATAAACGAAAGTGAAATAATGGCAGGTCTTTTGAAAGAAGAAGGTTTCGAATGGACTGAAAATCCAAAAGAAGCCGATATAATATTGATAAACAGTTGTGCTGTTAGAGAAAAAGCAGAAAATAAGATGTATGGAGCCATAGGTGGTTATGGTAAACTAAAAGATGAAAACAAGAATTTAATATTGGGTGTAGGTGGTTGCTCGGCAGAAAAAGAAAGGGAGCATTTACTTGAAAGGTTTAAAAAGGTGGATTTTGTCTTTGGTACTAGAAATGTGATAGACATAGCAAATTTGATAAAACGGGCGTTAAATGGAGAAAGGTTCGCTGATTTTAGCGATAAATTAAATGATGTCAGTTACGATATTCCAAAGATGACTTCAAGTAAACACCATGCTTGGATTACTATCATATACGGATGCAATAAATATTGCACATACTGTATAGTCCCATACACCAGAGGTTTTGAAAAAAGTAGGCCTATGGAAGATATAATAAAAGAAGTTGAAAGTTATGCAAAAAAAGGCTACAAAGAAATAACCTTTTTAGGTCAAAATGTTGATTCCTACGGTAAGGACTTTGGGGACAAAAAATCTAAATTGGATTTGCTCATACAAAAGGCAGCAGAATTTGATTCTATAAAAAGAATTTGGTTTTTAACCTCTTATCCATCTGATATAACAGACTCTTTGATACAGACTGTAGCAAACGAGGAAAAAGCGGCAAATTATTTTCATCTTCCAGCTCAATCAGGAAGCAACAAAATTCTCAAAGCGATGAATAGAAAATATACAAAAGAAGAGTTCGTAGAACTTGTAAATAAGATAAAGAAAGAGGTAGCTAACGTTACAATATCCAGTGATTTTATAACTGGTTTCCCTTCAGAAACAGAAGAGGATTTTGAAGAAACAGTAGATTTGATTAAACAATGTAGATTTGAGAGAATAAATATCGCAGAATATTCCCCAAGAGAAGGAACCATAGCTTATAAGTATCAAAAAAATGATGTACCTAAACATATTAAAAATAAAAGATTGCAGTATCTTATGGAGTTACAAAAAAGAATAAACCTTGAAGAAAATGAAAAATATCTTGAACAAGAAGTTGTTATAATTCAAGAAGGAAAAGCAGGTAAAAATGGTACTTATATGGGAAGAACTATGAACAATAAGTTAATAATCTTCGAAAGTAATGAAGAGTTGAATGGGGAATTTTTGAAAGTAAAGATCAATAAGATTACACCGGGTCCATTGTATGGAGAGGTCGTAAACACAATCTGTACTAACGTCTAA
- the rpsB gene encoding 30S ribosomal protein S2 — MSVVSMKQLLEAGAHFGHRTRRWNPKMQPYIFTERKGIHIIDLQKTLRSIDDAYEFLKNSVMEKKRVLFVGTKKQAQQIVADEARRCGEFFVNNRWLGGLLTNFKTIKSRIDKLEQLTEYVESEEFSKLPKKEQATIRRNLEKLEKNLGGLRGMKKIPDIIFIIDPKKEEIAVKEANLLKLPIIATVDTNCDPDLIDYVIPANDDAIRTIMLIASKMADAIIEGKEGRIETLEEGSEAGEEKDEEVDEVDEKLAAEEKYASYAEEVEEEEEELVSSEEEDEDGKF, encoded by the coding sequence GTGTCAGTGGTAAGTATGAAACAGTTACTTGAAGCAGGAGCTCACTTTGGTCATAGAACGAGAAGATGGAATCCCAAGATGCAGCCTTATATCTTTACTGAAAGAAAAGGGATTCATATTATTGATTTACAAAAGACTTTAAGAAGTATTGATGATGCCTATGAATTTCTGAAAAATTCAGTCATGGAAAAGAAAAGAGTGTTGTTCGTTGGAACTAAGAAACAGGCGCAGCAAATCGTTGCCGATGAAGCACGCAGATGTGGAGAATTTTTTGTAAACAACAGATGGCTTGGCGGTTTATTAACTAACTTCAAGACAATAAAATCAAGAATTGATAAATTGGAGCAATTAACGGAATACGTTGAAAGTGAAGAGTTTTCAAAACTACCCAAAAAAGAACAAGCCACCATACGCAGAAATTTGGAGAAATTAGAAAAAAACTTGGGTGGTTTACGTGGAATGAAAAAAATTCCGGATATAATATTCATTATTGACCCCAAAAAAGAAGAGATCGCTGTTAAAGAAGCAAATTTACTTAAATTACCTATAATAGCAACGGTGGATACTAATTGCGATCCTGATCTTATCGATTACGTTATTCCCGCAAATGATGACGCTATTAGAACCATAATGCTTATTGCCTCAAAAATGGCCGATGCGATTATTGAAGGAAAAGAAGGCAGAATAGAAACCCTCGAAGAAGGTAGCGAAGCGGGAGAGGAAAAAGACGAAGAAGTGGATGAAGTAGACGAAAAACTAGCAGCCGAGGAGAAATACGCTAGTTACGCCGAAGAAGTAGAGGAGGAGGAAGAAGAACTCGTTTCCTCAGAAGAAGAAGACGAAGACGGAAAATTTTAA